The Klebsiella africana sequence CACGTCTTCGATGTTGACGATTTCACCGGAAAGGGGAGCAATAATCTCAATAGTTCCGGTGTCTTTCTTGTCATCAGAAACCAGAGATTTCAATTTATCAAACAAACCCATGATCTTCTCCTAAGCAGTAATTTGGGCCGCGCATCTCGTGGATTAGCAGATTGTTTTTTCTTCAATGAACTTGTTAACCAGCGTCATTAACTCGTCCGTTGTCGGTTGAGCAAGAGCCTGCTCTGCTAATACTTTTGCATCTTCGAAGTTCGTGTTACGAATAATCTTCTTGATGCGCGGGATGGAAATGGCGCTCATAGAGAATTCGTCCAGCCCCATACCCAGCAACAGAAGTGTAGCACGTTCATCGCCCGCAAGCTCACCGCACATGCCAGTCCATTTACCTTCAGCGTGAGAAGCATCAATAACTTGCTTAATCAGATTCAGTACAGACGGTGACATCGGCTGGTAAAGATGTGAAATCATATCATTACCACGGTCAACTGCCAGAGTATATTGCGTTAAATCATTGGTGCCGATACTAAAGAAATCAACTTCTTTGGCCAGATGACGAGCAATGGTCGCCGCAGCCGGTGTTTCCACCATCACGCCGATCTCAATGGATTCGTCAAATGCTTTACCTTCGTCACGCAGTTCCTGTTTGTAGATTTCGATCTCTTTTTTCAGCGCACGCACTTCTTCAACAGAGATGATCATCGGGAACATAATGCGCAGTTTACCGAAAGCGGAAGCACGCAGGATGGCACGAACCTGATCGCGCAGGATCTCTTTACGATCCATCGCGATACGTACGGCACGCCAGCCAAGGAACGGGTTCTCTTCTTTCGGGAAATTCATGTACGGCAGCTCTTTGTCGCCACCGATGTCCATGGTACGGACGATAACGGCCTGAGAGCCACAAGCTTCAGCCACCGCTTTATAAGCTGCAAACTGCTCTTCTTCTGTCGGCAGCGCGTCGCGATCCATGAACAGGAATTCGGTACGATACAGGCCTACGCCTTCGGCGCCGTTGCGCTCAGCACCTTCGACATCGCGAACGGTACCAATGTTGGCGCAGACTTCAACCTGGTGGCCGTCGAGGGTAATCGCCGGTAGATCTTTCAGTTTCGCCAGTTCGGCTTTTTCTTCCGCAACCTGAGCCTGCAGATTACGCAGCGCTTCAATTTGCTCGTTAGACGGGTTGATCAGAACCTGATTGTTCACCGCGTCAAGAATCAGATAGTCGCCGTTTTTCACCTGCGCCGTAATGCTGCCGGTGCCCACAATGGCCGGCAGTTCCAGGGAACGCGCCATGATGGAGGTGTGAGAAGTACGGCCGCCCGCGTCGGTGATGAAACCCAGCACTTTTTTCAGGTTCAGCTGTGCGGTTTCAGACGGGGTCAGATCGGCAGCGACGAGGATAACTTCATCCTGAATCGCGCTCAGATCGATGATCGCCAGACCAAGGATGTTGCGCAGCAGGCGCTTACCGATATCACGTACGTCAGCCGCACGTTCTTTCAGGTATTCATCGTCCAGCTCTTCCAGGGCAGTGGCCTGACCGTCGATAACTTCATTGGCTGCCGCGTCGGCAGTCATGTGCTTATCTTTAATCAGGGCTATGATTTCCTGCTCAAGCTCCTCATCTTCCAGCAGCATAATATGCCCTTCGAAGATGGCTTCTTTTTCTTCACCGAAAGTTTCACCAGCTTTGGTTTTGATGACCTCCAGCTGGGCGGAGGCCTT is a genomic window containing:
- the ptsI gene encoding phosphoenolpyruvate-protein phosphotransferase PtsI, which translates into the protein MISGILASPGIAFGKALLLKEDEIVIDRKKISADKVDQEVERFLSGRAKASAQLEVIKTKAGETFGEEKEAIFEGHIMLLEDEELEQEIIALIKDKHMTADAAANEVIDGQATALEELDDEYLKERAADVRDIGKRLLRNILGLAIIDLSAIQDEVILVAADLTPSETAQLNLKKVLGFITDAGGRTSHTSIMARSLELPAIVGTGSITAQVKNGDYLILDAVNNQVLINPSNEQIEALRNLQAQVAEEKAELAKLKDLPAITLDGHQVEVCANIGTVRDVEGAERNGAEGVGLYRTEFLFMDRDALPTEEEQFAAYKAVAEACGSQAVIVRTMDIGGDKELPYMNFPKEENPFLGWRAVRIAMDRKEILRDQVRAILRASAFGKLRIMFPMIISVEEVRALKKEIEIYKQELRDEGKAFDESIEIGVMVETPAAATIARHLAKEVDFFSIGTNDLTQYTLAVDRGNDMISHLYQPMSPSVLNLIKQVIDASHAEGKWTGMCGELAGDERATLLLLGMGLDEFSMSAISIPRIKKIIRNTNFEDAKVLAEQALAQPTTDELMTLVNKFIEEKTIC